TTCCGGCGGCAAAACCGACTCGGCGGTCTCTTGCCACTCCTCTTTACTTCGCAACATAGATATTTGTCGTGAAATGGGTTACAACTCCAACTCACCGTTATCGTGTTTCGCAAGGAGTCCCCAAAAACGATGCCATCACCGGATTTGAGGAGAACATGAACAGATGAGCCAATCCTGTACTGACAACCCCGGATTCCGGCAAATAATTTTCCCCCTTTTCGGCATTGAGGGAACCCTTCATACGAAGAATAGCATTACTTTTCATAAATTTGCTCAAGAGACGCATCTGGTCATTCAGTATCGGTTGCGGCTAATCTGATAGCAATAGCACATGATATTTTTTTTGAACCCCAAACCATGATGACAATGAAAACGATCAAGAAATTCTCGAAACCGGCGGCCTTGCTCCTCCTTGCTTCGACAGCTACTGTCACCACCGGCTGCCAGTCCACGACAAACGCCGGGCGCGGTGCCGGGTACGGTGCGGCAGCCGGCGGCTTGATCGGCGGCATTATCGGCAGCAACAACGGCAGCTGGGTTCAGGGAGCGCTGATCGGCGCTGCCATCGGCGGCGCGGCTGGCGCGGTCATCGGCGACTACATGGACAAGCAGGCCGACGAAATTCGCCAGGAGGTTCAGGGAGCGAAGGTCGAGCGAGTCGGCGAAGGCATCCGCGTGGTTTTCGATACCGGCCTGCTCTTCTCGACCGACTCGGCAACCCTCAACGCCAACAGCCGTTACAACATCGAGAAACTTGCAAGAATCCTGAACCGCTACAACGATACTAACGTGGTCATTGAAGGGCATACCGACAATACCGGCACAGAAGCCTCGAACCAGATTCTTTCCGAACGACGCGCCGAATCGGTTGCGACGCTTCTGAGAACCTATGGCGTCTCTGGCCGCCGTCTCACTGCAATCGGATACGGCGAAACCCGACCGGTAG
The nucleotide sequence above comes from Chlorobaculum tepidum TLS. Encoded proteins:
- a CDS encoding OmpA family protein; the protein is MKTIKKFSKPAALLLLASTATVTTGCQSTTNAGRGAGYGAAAGGLIGGIIGSNNGSWVQGALIGAAIGGAAGAVIGDYMDKQADEIRQEVQGAKVERVGEGIRVVFDTGLLFSTDSATLNANSRYNIEKLARILNRYNDTNVVIEGHTDNTGTEASNQILSERRAESVATLLRTYGVSGRRLTAIGYGETRPVATNETEAGRRLNRRVEVLIYANDALKRQAQAGELKL